One window of Penaeus chinensis breed Huanghai No. 1 chromosome 3, ASM1920278v2, whole genome shotgun sequence genomic DNA carries:
- the LOC125040159 gene encoding FAD synthase-like has translation MGKTCGIIIVGDEILKGQTADTNSFFLCRRLFALGVKVSRITVIPDLMEDIAEEVSKFSKKFDIVITSGGVGPTHDDVTYDGVAQAFGQGLTYNEEIADVIRQYLPEGEAAKPSHPAFKMANIPEGAVLHYLRDESDVLVCQFPLVSLMNVYMFPGIPAYLERDFHYLEKLFYSPDTKFHVKDIFLAEDENNLTGKLNDLVSHSPAVTVGSYPEVNNRYYRTRVSLQSESESELLEAEEYLRSSFSDEVIVDFDINSISHAGRRIYDIIALRGEPHLTGPITSAVKILEECLDRYSTDEICISFNGGKDCTVILHLLHGVLLQRYPENTPSIQAVYITCSTPFDEVEVFIDQMVKRYNLTLWRIEGPIKKGLEELTKKEPKVKAVLMGTRWTDPYSKTLQPFHMTDEGWPQFMRVSPILDWNYQTVWTFLRTLSVQYCTLYDHGYTSLGGIHNTIKNPHLKYIGEDKQENHYPAYFLKDMALERAGRT, from the exons ATGGGGAAGACGTGCGGCATCATCATCGTCGGCGACGAGATCCTGAAGGGGCAGACGGCAGATACCAATTCGTTTTTCCTGTGCCGCCGCCTCTTTGCTTTGGGCGTCAAGGTGTCTCGCATAACCGTGATTCCCGATCTGATGGAGGATATTGCGGAGGAG GTGTCGAAATTCTCCAAGAAATTCGACATCGTTATCACCTCCGGCGGCGTCGGCCCGACTCACGACGACGTAACCTACGACGGCGTTGCACAGGCCTTCGGGCAAGGGTTGACGTACAACGAGGAAATCGCAGACGTCATACGCCAGTACCTGCCTGAAGGAGAGGCTGCGAAACCATCCCATCCGGCCTTCAAGATGGCGAACATTCCTGAAG GCGCGGTGCTGCACTACCTCCGTGACGAGAGCGACGTCCTCGTGTGCCAATTCCCTCTGGTGTCGCTGATGAACGTGTACATGTTCCCCGGCATCCCAGCTTACCTGGAGCGCGACTTCCACTACCTGGAGAAGCTCTTTTACAGCCCCGATACCAAGTTCCACGTCAAGGACATCTTTCTGGCGGAGGACGAAAATAATCTGACGG GGAAGCTGAACGACCTGGTGAGCCACAGCCCGGCGGTGACGGTTGGCTCGTACCCCGAAGTCAACAACAGGTACTACCGCACGCGAGTCTCCCTGCAGAGCGAGTCCGAGTCCGAGCTGCTGGAGGCCGAGGAGTACCTGCGGTCCTCTTTTAGCGATGAG GTCATTGTTGACTTCGATATCAACAGCATAAGCCATGCAGGAAGAAGGATTTATGATATCATCGCTCTGCGAGGGGAACCCCACCTCACTGGACCCATCACTAGTGCTGTGAAG ATTCTAGAAGAATGTCTGGATCGGTATTCCACTGATGAGATCTGCATAAGCTTCAATGGAGGCAAGGACTGCACAGTCATCTTGCATCTGTTGCATGGAGTACTGCTTCAAAG ATACCCAGAAAACACCCCATCTATCCAGGCAGTCTATATCACCTGCAGCACACCTTTTGATGAAGTGGAAGTCTTTATTGATCAGATGGTTAAAAG GTATAACTTAACGCTGTGGAGGATAGAAGGACCTATCAAGAAAGGCCTGGAGGAACTGACAAAGAAAGAACCAAAAGTGAAAGCAGTTTTGATGGGTACCAGATGGACAGATCCCTACTCCAAAACACTCCAGCCATTCCAT ATGACTGACGAAGGCTGGCCTCAGTTCATGCGTGTTTCTCCTATTCTGGATTGGAATTACCAGACAGTATGGACTTTTCTGAGAACACTGTCTGTCCAGTACTGCACCCTTTATGATCATGG GTACACTTCACTTGGAGGGATACACAACACGATCAAGAACCCACACCTGAAGTACATTGGTGAAGATAAGCAGGAAAACCATTATCCTGCTTACTTCCTGAAGGACATGGCTCTAGAACGTGCTGGCAGGACATAG